Proteins from one Bradyrhizobium sp. CB82 genomic window:
- a CDS encoding heme o synthase — protein sequence MNVKIVADPLRRPAVSASSHVVGHLIERWRVSDFFELGKPRVMLLAVFTAVVGLTCAHGDLDPFQALVAVLAIAAGAAASGALNMWYDADIDAVMARTAMRPIPRGRISKIEALVFGVALAVVAVAALALAANLAAATLLAGTILFYVVVYTAWLKRSTPQNIVIGGAAGALPPVIGWAVATGEIGLESLTLFLIIFLWTPAHFWALALNRNEDYERAGVPMLPVVAGWQATTRQILIYSGLMAVASELPFVLGFAGIAYGAIAAICGAIFLLLAVRLNSSTGPDRRAAHRLFVFSISYLFVLFAALLIDQGGGSSSSRHGGRIVGWVHAEHLQGSVRSASPSLNISAGEV from the coding sequence TCTCATCGAGCGCTGGCGCGTGTCGGACTTCTTCGAGCTCGGCAAACCACGTGTGATGCTGCTCGCTGTCTTCACCGCAGTCGTAGGATTGACCTGCGCGCACGGCGATCTCGATCCCTTTCAAGCTCTTGTTGCGGTTCTCGCCATCGCTGCCGGCGCCGCCGCCTCCGGCGCGCTCAATATGTGGTATGACGCCGACATCGATGCGGTGATGGCGCGCACCGCGATGCGGCCAATTCCCCGCGGCCGCATCTCGAAGATCGAGGCGCTCGTCTTTGGTGTCGCTCTTGCTGTCGTCGCAGTCGCTGCCCTCGCGCTGGCCGCGAATCTCGCGGCTGCCACGCTGCTGGCCGGAACAATCCTCTTTTACGTTGTCGTGTACACGGCGTGGCTGAAGCGGTCTACACCACAGAACATCGTCATCGGCGGTGCCGCCGGCGCGCTGCCGCCCGTCATCGGCTGGGCTGTGGCAACAGGGGAGATCGGGCTCGAATCCCTTACGCTGTTTCTCATCATCTTCCTGTGGACGCCGGCCCACTTCTGGGCGCTGGCGCTCAACCGGAACGAGGATTATGAGCGCGCCGGCGTGCCGATGTTGCCGGTTGTCGCGGGATGGCAGGCCACGACGCGACAGATCCTGATCTACAGCGGCTTGATGGCCGTCGCCTCGGAGCTCCCCTTTGTGCTGGGATTTGCCGGCATCGCGTATGGCGCGATTGCCGCAATCTGTGGGGCGATCTTCCTCCTGCTCGCCGTCCGACTGAACAGCAGCACCGGGCCGGATCGCCGCGCCGCTCACAGGCTGTTCGTATTTTCCATCTCCTATCTGTTCGTGCTGTTTGCGGCGCTCCTGATCGACCAGGGCGGCGGTTCCTCCTCGTCCAGGCACGGCGGCCGCATCGTCGGATGGGTGCATGCCGAGCACCTGCAGGGCTCGGTTCGCAGCGCATCCCCTTCTCTCAACATCAGCGCAGGCGAGGTCTGA
- the cyoA gene encoding ubiquinol oxidase subunit II, with protein sequence MRYGLLAAVLMGAATLGGCDGVLDPKGPIAIAERQILFNSLGIMLAIVIPTIVATLGVAYWFRASNTRARYRPDFTYSGRLEMLVWSIPAMTVFLVGGVAWVGSHDVSPRKPIVSTVKPLRVQVASLDWKWLFIYPDQGIASVNYLAIPVGTPVSFELTSSGVMNSFFVPQLGSQIYTMAGMVTRLHLQADQPGSYRGMSAQFSGDGFSDMYFNVDAVAAEKFSEWVDATRSVGPELNATTYAELVKPSAATTPFTYRTVVPGLFDTIQVSQTQQSDDALCRTYSTSMRAEK encoded by the coding sequence ATGCGATACGGTTTACTGGCCGCGGTCCTGATGGGTGCCGCGACACTGGGCGGCTGCGACGGCGTGCTCGATCCCAAAGGGCCTATTGCCATCGCCGAGCGGCAAATCCTGTTCAACTCGCTCGGCATCATGCTGGCGATCGTGATCCCGACGATCGTCGCCACGCTGGGCGTTGCCTACTGGTTTCGTGCATCGAACACGCGTGCGCGCTATCGGCCGGATTTCACCTACTCCGGCCGTCTCGAGATGCTGGTCTGGTCGATTCCGGCGATGACGGTGTTTCTGGTCGGCGGTGTCGCCTGGGTCGGCTCGCACGATGTCAGCCCGCGCAAGCCCATCGTGTCCACAGTGAAGCCATTGCGAGTCCAGGTCGCTTCGCTCGACTGGAAGTGGCTGTTCATCTATCCCGACCAGGGCATCGCCAGTGTCAACTATCTGGCGATCCCCGTGGGCACGCCGGTCAGTTTCGAACTGACGTCTTCCGGCGTGATGAACAGCTTCTTCGTACCGCAGCTTGGCAGCCAGATCTACACCATGGCCGGAATGGTGACGCGCCTTCACCTGCAGGCCGACCAGCCGGGCAGCTACCGCGGAATGTCCGCGCAATTCAGCGGCGACGGCTTTTCGGACATGTACTTCAATGTCGACGCCGTGGCAGCCGAAAAGTTCTCGGAATGGGTGGACGCAACGCGCAGCGTCGGGCCCGAATTGAATGCCACGACATATGCGGAGCTGGTCAAGCCAAGTGCTGCGACGACGCCGTTCACCTATCGCACGGTCGTTCCCGGCCTGTTCGACACGATCCAGGTTTCCCAAAC